From the Penicillium oxalicum strain HP7-1 chromosome V, whole genome shotgun sequence genome, one window contains:
- a CDS encoding Myosin regulatory light chain cdc4 — MANKHDQASTNYKEAFSLFDRRGTGRVSGELLGDLLRACGQNPTLAEISDLEKTVGDEFDFDSFLKVLNRPGGFREPGEPEEYCRGFQVFDKDMTGFIGVGQLRYILTNLGEKMSDEEVDELLKAVDTSSGEINYTDLVRTILAN, encoded by the exons ATGGCTAATAAGCACGACCAGGCTTCGACCAACTACAAGGAGGCGTTTTCGCTGTTCGATCGCCGCGGCACGGGTCGCGTTTCGGGAGAATTGTTGGGAGACTTGTTGCGCGCCTGCGGTCAAAATCCCACGTTGGCCGAGATTAGTGATCTGGAGAAGACGGTCGGTGATGAGT TTGACTTTGACTCGTTCCTGAAGGTGCTCAACCGCCCCGGTGGTTTCCGTGAGCCTGGTGAGCCGGAGGAGTATTGTCGGGGATTCCAGGTCTTTGACAAGGACATGACGGGATTTATTGGTGTGGGACAGTTGCGCTACA TCCTGACCAACCTGGGCGAAAAAATGTCCGATGAAGAGGTCGATGAGCTCCTCAAGGCCGTCGACACCAGCTCTGGCGAGATCAACTACACCGACCTTGTCCGCACCATTCTGGCCAACTGA